The DNA segment GCGACGCACTTTTGGATGTGCGTCGCACCTTTGGAACCGAGACGGCATCTGCATCTCACAGCAGGCGAACTTCGGCCTGGACATCCAACCCGCGCAACCGAACCTCGGCGACGATCACGTCTCCGGGCGCAGCCCGCTCCACAGGAACCGCACCCCTAGGCACCACTCCCCGCGCCGCGAGAATCGCCATGATGGACGCATGCCACCCCGTGAGCCGCTCCATAGCCCGGAATCCTGTCGACTCATCATACCGGTCCACGAGACTGACGATAGCCTCTGCCGGTGCGCCGCCTTGGAGTCCCCTGCACCGCACGTACACGATGCAGATGTCCTTCGCATTCGGGTCCGTGATCCGAGGCTCCAGCAGCGCATGGAACACCTCGCGCGGCACCACCATCACATCCCCCACGCGCACCGACTCCAGGTCCAGCAGTCCCAGTTGCGCATACGCCTGCATCTGCGCCCAGTGCCCGGGATAGCGCAGCGTCTTGTTCTCTAGCGTCCGCAATCGGCCCTCAAACGTCCACGCCATGGTAGAAAGCCCGCCCGTCGTAACCGCCGCCTCCAGCGTGCCCACGCCGGGCACATCCACTGTCTCCACCTCCGAAAGGCCCGGCACCGGGGCCACTCGCCCCTCCCGCAGAAAAAAGGCATGGCCGGCGTATTCGTTCGTCAGCCCGCCGATGTTGAACGTCAGCACATAGTTCCAAGGCGGCACCGGGTGCAGAGGAAGCCCGCCGTCGTAGATATACACATCGTGCGGCTCGTCCAGAAGCGACATCGCGTAGACCCCCAGCGACACGTTCAGCCCAGGCCCCATCCCGCAGTCCGGCACAATGGAGACGCCCGCCCGCTCGGCATCTTCACCGAGGGCCAGTTGCTGCCGCGTAATCTCCGTATTGCCGCCCAAGTCGCACAGATGAAACCCGACCTGAATCGCAAGGCGGGTCAGGGCCAAGTTGTAGCGATAGGACACGGCGCTAATCACCGAGTCCACGCCCGACAGGACGCCGGTGAGTTGCTGCGGCTGGCCCACATCCCCATGCCCTCCCACGGCCACATCCCTGCCGACCAGCCCGTTCACCCGTCGCGCCCCTTCTCGCGCCGCGCCCTCGCGCACATCCACCAGCAGCACCTGTTCGGCATCGCCGAACCTGGCCAGATCATAGGCGGCGGCAACCCCTTGTCGGCCCGCCCCCAGTACAGCGTAGCGGAATCCCACCTTGCTCCTCCTAGAACGAATTTTGATGGGAAATACCACAGCATCCCCTCGTTGTCAACCAGAAGCCCACAGCCAGGGTTGCGCCCGCGCAAAGCAT comes from the Chloroflexota bacterium genome and includes:
- a CDS encoding saccharopine dehydrogenase NADP-binding domain-containing protein, producing MGFRYAVLGAGRQGVAAAYDLARFGDAEQVLLVDVREGAAREGARRVNGLVGRDVAVGGHGDVGQPQQLTGVLSGVDSVISAVSYRYNLALTRLAIQVGFHLCDLGGNTEITRQQLALGEDAERAGVSIVPDCGMGPGLNVSLGVYAMSLLDEPHDVYIYDGGLPLHPVPPWNYVLTFNIGGLTNEYAGHAFFLREGRVAPVPGLSEVETVDVPGVGTLEAAVTTGGLSTMAWTFEGRLRTLENKTLRYPGHWAQMQAYAQLGLLDLESVRVGDVMVVPREVFHALLEPRITDPNAKDICIVYVRCRGLQGGAPAEAIVSLVDRYDESTGFRAMERLTGWHASIMAILAARGVVPRGAVPVERAAPGDVIVAEVRLRGLDVQAEVRLL